In Capsicum annuum cultivar UCD-10X-F1 chromosome 7, UCD10Xv1.1, whole genome shotgun sequence, one genomic interval encodes:
- the LOC107854991 gene encoding pre-mRNA-splicing factor cwf26-like, with the protein MARERSPTMKQRPKTGLITGKEFKEEIAKTKMEDLQRFKDMDPLVSGKGAQPVYRDILTGQRISKEEYFKSKNKKKEKPKEITLEWGKGLTQRREREARRLELESEKDKPSARSRDDPELDNMLKERVRWGDPMTHMVKKKRRAEPVLPDLGASEKMKESGFMIPQEIPSHSWIKKGSDVPPNRYGIKPGRHWDGVDRSNGKEKDFFKRLNDKQATAKEAYRWSVADM; encoded by the coding sequence ATGGCACGAGAGAGATCACCAACTATGAAGCAGCGGCCAAAGACGGGATTGATTACTGGCAAAGAATTCAAAGAAGAGATTGCTAAGACAAAGATGGAAGATCTGCAGAGGTTTAAAGACATGGATCCTTTGGTTAGTGGAAAAGGGGCTCAACCTGTATACCGGGATATACTAACAGGGCAACGAATATCAAAGGAAGAGTATTTCAAgtctaaaaataagaagaaggagaagcCAAAGGAAATAACATTGGAATGGGGGAAGGGTTTAACTCAAAGGCGAGAGCGTGAGGCGAGGCGTCTGGAATTAGAAAGTGAGAAGGACAAGCCATCTGCACGAAGCAGAGATGATCCTGAACTtgacaatatgttgaaggaaagAGTTCGATGGGGTGACCCAATGACTCATATGGTTAAGAAAAAACGACGTGCGGAGCCGGTTCTTCCGGACCTGGGGGCTAGTGAGAAGATGAAGGAATCAGGTTTTATGATTCCACAAGAAATTCCTAGCCACAGCTGGATAAAAAAAGGATCAGATGTGCCGCCCAATCGGTATGGCATCAAACCAGGGAGACACTGGGATGGGGTTGATCGTAGTAATGGAAAGGAGAAGGACTTTTTTAAGAGGTTGAATGATAAACAAGCAACCGCAAAGGAAGCATATCGTTGGTCAGTGGCCGATATGTGA
- the LOC107855038 gene encoding tetraspanin-19: protein MTRMARSCMQSLLKVVNSLIGMVGIAMILYALWMFRVWHKHMDPSPPPFFGPDAPAPWFIYATLGLGITLSIVTCSGHIAAETANGCCLYIYMVFIILLLMIEAAVTVDVFLNKNWEEDFPVDTTGNFEELKHFMKDNFDICKWIGLSVVTVQGLSILLAMILKALGPHQERYYYESDDEYIPDRVPLLKNYVPSPSYVVGDPMYGPKNDAWNIRINSKANR from the exons ATGACGAGGATGGCGAGGAGTTGTATGCAGTCATTGTTGAAAGTGGTGAATTCGTTGATTGGAATGGTAGGGATTGCCATGATTTTGTATGCACTTTGGATGTTTAGGGTTTGGCATAAGCATATGGATCCCTCTCCTCCACCTTTCTTTGGTCCTGATGCCCCTGCTCCCTG GTTCATTTACGCAACACTTGGTCTTGGAATAACTTTGTCCATTGTCACTTGCTCGGGTCATATTGCTGCAGAGACTGCTAATGGCTGTTGCTTATATATT TACATGGTTTTCATCATCCTACTTCTCATGATAGAAGCAGCTGTGACGGTAGATGTATTCCTAAACAAAAATTGGGAAGAG GATTTCCCTGTGGACACGACTGGGAATTTCGAGGAGCTCAAACACTTCATGAAAGATAACTTTGACATCTGTAAATGGATTGGCTTGTCAGTAGTGACTGTGCAG GGGCTATCTATATTATTGGCAATGATCCTCAAAGCTCTAGGACCACATCAGGAAAGGTATTATTATGAGAGTGATGATGAGTATATCCCCGACAGAGTCCCACTATTGAAGAATTATGTTCCTTCACCGTCTTATGTTGTTGGCGACCCTATGTATGGACCTAAGAATGATGCTTGGAATATCAGAATTAACAGCAAG GCAAACAGATGA